CGGCGCTTGTGGCTGACCAGCCGGATTTCTGGACCGCACAGACGTGGCTTTTGGTTGTTGCAAACGAAATCCTGCCGTCCATTGCAAGCTCCTCGTCAAGTACCGGGTCAAGCAGGTAGTCTGAGCCGATTTTTACAAATGTGCACGTTGTCACCTTGCTTGAAAGCTTTAGGGGCCCTGTAGACTCGCCTCTAATGATTTTGCAATCCTCAACTTTTGGCATCCTTGTGTTGAGAAGCGCCTCCATTGCGGCAAGGGATGCGCAGTCTATGAGGTTGCCTCCATAGTCAAGCACCCACAAGTCAAGGTAAAGCGCAAGCACCTTTTCATCCTGAATGAAAAACGACTTGAGGTCAAGTGTTTCAGATGAGCGGATTCCCCTGTCAACAACGCGGGCAAGCTCTATGGCGTCCTCGCCTGGCGGGCCTGATTCGAACATCGGGG
The sequence above is drawn from the Candidatus Parvarchaeota archaeon genome and encodes:
- a CDS encoding exosome complex protein Rrp42 is translated as MNLARQGKRLDGRGADQYREITLQKNAIPNAEGSALCQLGKTQVLAGIKFDIAKPYPDREDEGIFSTGAELVPLASPMFESGPPGEDAIELARVVDRGIRSSETLDLKSFFIQDEKVLALYLDLWVLDYGGNLIDCASLAAMEALLNTRMPKVEDCKIIRGESTGPLKLSSKVTTCTFVKIGSDYLLDPVLDEELAMDGRISFATTKSHVCAVQKSGWSATSAAEVSGLIDKSFAHGEALKSLLTQ